The Serratia rhizosphaerae genome has a segment encoding these proteins:
- the bcsC gene encoding cellulose synthase complex outer membrane protein BcsC, with product MRNFRINWLGLFPLSLALMPPVLGADAVSPEQWLLEQVRVGEASHKDELVRQSLHRLELMDPDNPEVISARMRLALRQGNHELARQQLEKLKGVAPQSGAYRQAQMNMLLTQPETRQQLQQARLMATAGRLPEAKAAYDALFKGEPPTLDLAIEYWRLVARLPGQEAAAASKLQALDKQYPGSVPLRMALARMLFSQNKDAQAYALLQQVAADSAGRGEAADLWLDKVKAMPVSNDSVAALNRFLGVFSSGDQAAGARQELARQQTLLADPAYQARARGLAQVGKGGGRAAIPELKKALAASPDDPEVLGALGLAYARAGNRAQAIALFRQAQQADKNGYDGGKWQSLIKTNSYWLAVAEGDRALKAGNLARAQQQYLRARQVDASDSDALIGLADVAVARHDDAAAERYYQQALRLDRNSGSAVRGLANIYQRQSPQKALAYLNSLPRAQQSQMRSTLDGLRLDMLKQDAEALAQRQQWHQAAEKYRQAQRQDPDDVWLTYRYAQALRQAGQPQQADELFRSLAQRQPDSPQQAYAYALYLSGSDRDRQALAQLDTLPKARWNDDIRQLAQRLRLQATLDHAEQLRSGGDEAAAIAYLKRQPTATRIDLTLADWALANGDYQSALADYRRVRAREPNNPDARLGEIEAYVAQGDLPAARQRLQSASSAQETSLNGRRREANAWHAVGERQKAGEIFSQLKTAAAQEENGQGKALIYRDAARLEREQRQPDLARQDYQQAMVAGGITADIPQNNDDYTRLTRNTPGDDWLKRGIRADAADLYRQQDVNVTLDHDYWGSSGTGGVSDYRAHDTMLQVDLPLYDGRAFLRTDTVQLNAGRFSTRDGKSYETFGTCHDVGCSGDERQKTNGTSVAAGWKNDRWQADIGTTPMGFEVVDWVGGLAYSGDWRHIGWTLGASKRPISSSLLAYGGTRDPNTGKTWGGVRATGVSLSASYDRGEAHGVWADLSAHQLTGKNVADNQRERLMAGYYYKLINEDNRRATIGLNTMLWHYQKDLSGYSLGQGGYYSPQRYMSLALPVNYRQRTENWSFEVGGSVSLSHSKTDSQRRYPLQGLIPDSLPDKQAVESGSSSTGVGYTLRAIVERRLTSHWTLGAGVDIQQAKDYTPSHALIYLRYSQEGWQGDLDLPPQPLTPYADFK from the coding sequence ATGCGCAACTTCAGAATAAATTGGCTGGGGCTGTTTCCCCTGAGTCTGGCCCTGATGCCGCCGGTGCTGGGGGCAGATGCCGTATCGCCCGAGCAGTGGCTGCTGGAGCAGGTGCGGGTTGGCGAAGCCAGCCATAAAGACGAGCTGGTGCGCCAGTCTCTGCACCGGTTGGAGCTGATGGATCCGGATAATCCCGAGGTGATTTCGGCGCGGATGCGTCTGGCGCTGCGTCAGGGCAACCACGAGCTGGCGCGGCAGCAGCTGGAGAAATTAAAGGGCGTTGCGCCGCAGTCGGGGGCCTACCGGCAGGCACAGATGAATATGCTGTTGACCCAGCCGGAAACGCGGCAGCAGCTGCAGCAGGCGCGGCTGATGGCGACGGCGGGACGGCTGCCGGAAGCGAAGGCCGCCTACGACGCGCTGTTCAAGGGCGAGCCGCCGACGCTCGATCTGGCGATCGAATATTGGCGGCTGGTGGCCCGGCTGCCGGGGCAGGAAGCGGCGGCGGCGAGCAAACTGCAGGCGTTGGATAAACAGTATCCCGGCAGCGTACCGCTGCGCATGGCGCTGGCGCGTATGCTGTTCAGTCAGAATAAGGACGCGCAGGCCTACGCGCTGCTGCAACAGGTGGCGGCGGATAGCGCCGGTCGGGGTGAAGCCGCCGATCTGTGGCTGGATAAGGTGAAGGCGATGCCGGTCAGCAACGACAGTGTGGCGGCGCTTAACCGTTTCCTCGGCGTGTTCAGCAGTGGCGATCAGGCCGCCGGAGCCCGGCAGGAGCTGGCGCGGCAGCAGACGCTGCTGGCGGATCCGGCCTATCAGGCGCGGGCGCGCGGACTGGCGCAGGTCGGCAAGGGCGGCGGCCGCGCCGCGATCCCGGAACTGAAAAAAGCGCTGGCCGCCTCCCCGGACGATCCGGAAGTGCTGGGGGCGCTGGGGCTGGCCTATGCGCGCGCCGGCAACCGCGCGCAGGCCATCGCGCTGTTTCGTCAGGCGCAACAGGCCGACAAGAACGGCTATGACGGCGGCAAATGGCAGAGCCTGATCAAAACCAACAGTTACTGGCTGGCGGTTGCCGAAGGCGACCGGGCGCTGAAGGCGGGCAATCTGGCGCGAGCGCAGCAGCAGTACCTGCGGGCGCGGCAGGTCGACGCCAGCGACAGCGATGCCTTGATCGGCCTCGCCGACGTGGCGGTGGCGCGTCATGACGACGCCGCGGCGGAACGTTATTACCAGCAGGCGTTGCGTCTTGACCGCAACAGCGGCAGTGCGGTGCGCGGGCTGGCGAATATTTATCAGCGTCAGTCGCCGCAGAAGGCGCTGGCCTATCTCAATAGCCTGCCGCGCGCGCAGCAGAGCCAAATGCGCAGTACGCTCGACGGCCTGCGGCTCGATATGCTGAAGCAGGACGCCGAGGCGCTGGCGCAACGGCAGCAGTGGCACCAGGCGGCGGAGAAATACCGTCAGGCGCAGCGGCAGGATCCGGACGATGTGTGGCTGACCTACCGTTATGCGCAGGCGTTGCGCCAGGCCGGACAGCCGCAGCAGGCCGACGAGCTGTTCCGTTCTCTGGCGCAGCGGCAGCCCGACAGCCCGCAGCAGGCGTATGCCTACGCGCTGTATCTCTCCGGCAGCGATCGCGACCGGCAGGCGCTGGCGCAGCTGGATACGCTGCCCAAGGCGCGTTGGAATGATGATATCCGCCAGCTGGCGCAGCGGCTGCGGCTGCAGGCGACGCTGGACCATGCCGAACAGCTGCGCAGCGGCGGCGATGAGGCGGCGGCGATCGCCTACCTGAAGCGGCAGCCGACGGCCACGCGTATCGATCTGACGCTGGCCGACTGGGCGCTGGCGAACGGCGACTACCAGAGCGCGCTGGCGGATTACCGGCGCGTGCGGGCGCGCGAACCGAACAATCCGGATGCGCGGCTGGGCGAGATTGAAGCCTATGTGGCGCAGGGCGATCTGCCGGCAGCGCGTCAGCGGCTGCAGAGCGCATCATCGGCGCAGGAGACGTCGCTTAACGGCCGGCGCCGCGAGGCTAACGCCTGGCATGCGGTGGGCGAGCGGCAGAAGGCGGGTGAGATCTTCAGCCAGCTGAAGACGGCGGCGGCGCAGGAAGAGAACGGTCAGGGCAAGGCGCTGATTTACCGTGATGCGGCCAGGCTGGAGCGCGAACAGCGGCAACCGGATCTGGCGCGGCAGGATTATCAGCAGGCGATGGTGGCCGGCGGCATCACGGCGGACATCCCGCAGAATAATGACGACTATACTCGTCTGACGCGCAATACGCCGGGCGATGACTGGCTCAAACGCGGCATCCGCGCCGACGCGGCGGATCTGTACCGTCAGCAGGATGTGAATGTGACGCTGGACCACGATTATTGGGGCTCCAGCGGCACCGGCGGGGTGTCGGACTATCGGGCGCATGACACCATGCTGCAGGTGGACCTGCCGCTGTACGACGGGCGCGCCTTCCTGCGCACCGATACCGTCCAGCTGAACGCCGGGCGTTTCTCGACCCGCGACGGCAAATCGTACGAAACCTTCGGCACCTGCCATGATGTGGGCTGCAGCGGCGATGAGCGGCAAAAAACCAACGGCACCAGCGTGGCGGCGGGCTGGAAGAACGACCGCTGGCAGGCGGATATCGGCACGACGCCGATGGGCTTCGAGGTGGTCGACTGGGTCGGCGGCCTGGCCTACAGCGGCGACTGGCGGCATATCGGCTGGACGCTCGGCGCATCAAAGCGGCCGATCTCCAGCTCGCTGCTGGCCTACGGCGGCACCCGCGATCCCAACACCGGTAAAACCTGGGGCGGCGTACGTGCCACCGGCGTCAGCCTGAGCGCCAGCTACGACCGCGGCGAGGCGCACGGCGTCTGGGCCGATCTCAGCGCCCATCAGCTAACCGGTAAAAACGTGGCGGATAACCAGCGTGAACGTCTGATGGCCGGTTATTACTACAAGCTGATCAACGAGGATAACCGGCGGGCGACGATCGGCCTCAACACTATGCTGTGGCACTACCAGAAGGATCTGAGCGGCTATTCGCTGGGGCAGGGCGGTTACTACAGCCCGCAGCGCTATATGTCGCTGGCGCTGCCGGTCAACTATCGCCAGCGCACCGAGAACTGGTCGTTTGAGGTGGGCGGTTCGGTGTCGCTGTCCCACTCGAAAACCGACAGCCAGCGGCGTTATCCGCTGCAGGGGCTGATCCCGGATTCGCTGCCGGATAAACAGGCCGTCGAAAGCGGCAGCTCCTCCACCGGGGTCGGCTATACGCTGCGCGCCATCGTCGAGCGCCGTCTGACGTCGCACTGGACGCTCGGTGCCGGTGTGGATATTCAGCAGGCGAAAGACTACACGCCAAGCCATGCGCTGATTTATCTGCGCTATTCGCAGGAAGGCTGGCAGGGCGATCTGGATCTGCCGCCGCAGCCGTTAACGCCGTACGCCGACTTCAAGTAA
- the bcsZ gene encoding cellulose synthase complex periplasmic endoglucanase BcsZ has translation MGVLLKYSLSLLLLCAFGATAGCDWPAWQRYKQDYISEGGRVIDPSSPNRITTSEGQSYGLFFALVAGDRPTFDRLLGWTEDNLAQGDLSARLPAWLWGENEQKTWTVLDDNSASDSDLWIAYSLLEAGRLWDSRRYQTLGTLLLQRIAREEVADIPGLGPMLLPGKVGFVKDDGWRLNPSYLPPQLLARFAALRGPWQAMRESNQRLWLETAPHGFSPDWVVWRKAQGWHPDEAKPNVGSYDAIRVYLWAGMLANDDPLKAALVRRFQPMAQLTAQQGVPPEKTDTASGKTHGSGPVGFSAALLPLLAEQPEALAAQRQKIIDHPPGNDAYFSASLTLFGQGWDEQRYRFNRQGELHPAWDRQCATSE, from the coding sequence ATGGGCGTACTGCTGAAATACTCCCTGAGCCTGCTGCTGCTGTGCGCGTTCGGCGCGACGGCAGGCTGCGACTGGCCGGCCTGGCAGCGTTATAAGCAGGACTACATCAGCGAGGGCGGCCGGGTGATCGACCCGAGTTCGCCCAACCGCATCACCACCTCGGAAGGGCAGAGCTACGGCCTGTTCTTCGCGTTGGTGGCCGGCGATCGCCCGACTTTTGACCGCCTGCTGGGCTGGACCGAAGACAATCTGGCGCAGGGCGATCTCAGCGCCCGCCTGCCGGCCTGGCTGTGGGGCGAAAATGAGCAGAAAACGTGGACGGTGCTGGATGACAACTCGGCATCCGATTCCGATCTGTGGATTGCCTACAGTCTGCTGGAGGCCGGCCGCCTGTGGGACAGCCGCCGCTATCAGACGCTGGGCACTCTGCTGCTGCAGCGCATCGCGCGCGAAGAGGTGGCTGATATTCCCGGGTTGGGGCCGATGCTGCTGCCCGGTAAAGTCGGTTTTGTGAAGGACGACGGCTGGCGGCTCAACCCGAGCTACCTGCCGCCGCAGCTGCTGGCGCGTTTTGCCGCGCTGCGCGGGCCGTGGCAGGCGATGCGCGAGTCCAATCAGCGCCTGTGGCTGGAGACTGCGCCGCACGGCTTCTCGCCGGACTGGGTGGTATGGCGCAAAGCGCAGGGCTGGCACCCCGATGAGGCCAAGCCAAACGTCGGCAGTTATGACGCCATCCGCGTTTACCTGTGGGCGGGCATGCTGGCGAACGACGATCCGCTCAAGGCCGCGCTGGTGCGGCGCTTTCAGCCGATGGCGCAGCTGACCGCACAGCAGGGCGTGCCGCCGGAAAAAACCGATACCGCCAGCGGCAAAACCCATGGCAGCGGCCCGGTGGGCTTTTCCGCCGCCCTGCTGCCGCTGCTGGCAGAGCAGCCTGAGGCGTTGGCGGCGCAGAGGCAGAAAATAATCGACCACCCGCCGGGCAACGACGCCTACTTCAGCGCATCGCTGACGCTGTTTGGCCAGGGCTGGGATGAACAACGTTACCGTTTTAACCGTCAGGGTGAACTGCACCCTGCCTGGGATCGTCAATGCGCAACTTCAGAATAA
- the bcsR gene encoding cellulose biosynthesis protein BcsR, giving the protein MDNQLIRSDADLSSETPDDLQALRHAFSLPPLRYIDILQQERLMQMMTRWPLLDELSKESGSH; this is encoded by the coding sequence ATGGATAATCAATTAATACGCTCCGATGCGGATTTATCGTCAGAAACGCCGGATGACCTGCAGGCGCTGCGTCACGCTTTCTCCTTACCCCCATTACGTTATATCGATATTTTGCAGCAGGAACGTTTAATGCAAATGATGACGCGTTGGCCGCTGCTGGATGAATTGTCCAAAGAATCAGGGAGTCACTAA
- the bcsB gene encoding cellulose biosynthesis cyclic di-GMP-binding regulatory protein BcsB gives MTRKITWLTALALGISTLSQAAPATAPEVTPPANADAPLVAPLNPAVPQDPNAPVRDVQLPFAQIAPPPGTFTLRGTHPDGQIEFGVRSDEVVSQAMLDLEFTPSPALIPVESHVKVYLNDELMGVTTLTKEQLGKPNRVQMAIDPRYITDFNRVKLVFVGHYQNICENPASSALWLDVGKGSSLKLRYQTLPLKNELSHFPEPFFDSRDNRPLTLPMVFAGQPDITQQRAAGILASWFGSKAQWRGQSFPTLFNQLPERHAVVFATNDRRPDFLRDYPAVKGPTVEMISHPDNPYVKLLLIQGRDDNDLVTAVKGIAQGNILFRGQNVLVDKVEQLQPRQPYDAPNWVRTDRPMTFTELQQYAEQLQTSGIQPGPISLTMNLPPDLYLIRSTGIDMRLKYRYTPPRIQDGSRLNVSLNNQFMQAYSLLPEHEQGSQLLRLPLTQGLIDSDKDVNIPALRLGAINQLRFDFDYTTLLASGAEGRCEAYSFTQNHAVIDGSSTIDFSGYRHFMAMPDLRAFANAAFPFSRLADLSQTLVLVNKQQQPAQVSAMLNALGNIGAQTGYPALAVKLSDDWGQAKDADSDLLLIGAIPPELRDDKKVSLLVDATQSWVKQPRRQPTLPMADVQAEDAQADSKTSVRSEGALSAIIGVQSPFDKQRSMVALLADSPRGYELLNNALLDSGKRAAMFGSVAVIRESGVNSLRVGDIYYVGHLPWWERVWHALSTHPVLLAVLAVIVVVILALMLWRALKAYSRRRLAPEDRD, from the coding sequence ATGACGAGAAAAATTACCTGGTTAACCGCGCTGGCCTTAGGCATCAGTACGTTGTCGCAGGCCGCACCCGCCACCGCGCCGGAGGTGACGCCGCCGGCGAACGCCGATGCGCCGCTTGTCGCGCCGCTCAACCCGGCCGTGCCGCAGGATCCGAACGCGCCGGTGCGCGACGTACAGCTGCCGTTTGCGCAGATTGCGCCGCCGCCGGGCACTTTTACCCTGCGCGGCACTCATCCTGACGGGCAGATTGAGTTCGGCGTGCGCAGCGACGAGGTGGTGTCGCAGGCGATGCTGGACCTGGAGTTTACCCCGTCGCCGGCGCTGATCCCGGTAGAATCGCACGTCAAAGTGTACCTTAACGACGAACTGATGGGCGTCACCACCCTGACCAAAGAGCAGCTGGGTAAGCCTAATCGTGTCCAGATGGCGATCGATCCGCGCTATATCACCGATTTTAACCGCGTGAAGCTGGTGTTTGTCGGCCACTATCAGAACATCTGTGAAAACCCGGCCAGCAGCGCGCTGTGGCTCGACGTCGGCAAGGGCAGCTCGCTGAAGCTGCGCTACCAGACGCTGCCGCTGAAAAATGAGCTGTCGCACTTCCCGGAGCCGTTCTTCGACAGCCGCGACAACCGTCCGCTGACGCTGCCGATGGTGTTTGCCGGCCAGCCGGATATCACCCAGCAGCGCGCCGCCGGTATTTTGGCTTCCTGGTTCGGCAGCAAGGCGCAGTGGCGCGGGCAGTCCTTCCCGACGCTGTTTAATCAGCTGCCTGAACGCCACGCGGTGGTGTTCGCCACCAACGATCGGCGGCCGGATTTCCTGCGCGATTACCCGGCGGTGAAAGGCCCGACGGTGGAGATGATCAGCCATCCGGATAATCCTTACGTCAAGCTGCTGCTGATTCAGGGCCGCGATGACAACGATCTGGTAACGGCGGTGAAGGGCATCGCCCAAGGCAATATTCTGTTCCGCGGCCAGAATGTGCTGGTGGACAAGGTGGAGCAGCTGCAGCCGCGGCAGCCGTACGACGCGCCGAACTGGGTGCGCACCGATCGGCCGATGACCTTTACCGAACTGCAGCAGTATGCCGAGCAGCTGCAAACCAGCGGCATTCAGCCCGGCCCGATTTCGCTGACCATGAATCTGCCGCCGGATCTGTATCTGATCCGCAGCACCGGCATCGATATGCGCCTGAAATATCGCTATACCCCGCCGCGTATTCAGGACGGTTCGCGGCTGAACGTCAGCCTGAACAACCAGTTTATGCAGGCGTATTCACTGCTGCCGGAGCATGAGCAAGGTTCGCAGTTGCTGCGTCTGCCGCTGACGCAGGGACTGATCGACTCGGATAAGGACGTCAATATCCCGGCGCTGCGGCTGGGGGCGATCAACCAGCTGCGCTTCGATTTCGATTACACCACGCTGCTGGCCAGCGGTGCGGAAGGGCGCTGTGAAGCTTACTCCTTTACGCAAAACCACGCGGTGATCGACGGCAGTTCGACCATCGACTTCTCCGGCTACCGCCACTTTATGGCGATGCCGGATCTGCGCGCCTTCGCCAACGCCGCGTTCCCGTTCAGCCGCCTGGCGGATCTGTCGCAGACGCTGGTGCTGGTGAATAAACAGCAGCAGCCGGCGCAGGTCAGCGCGATGCTGAACGCGCTGGGTAATATCGGCGCGCAAACCGGCTACCCGGCGCTGGCGGTCAAACTGAGCGACGACTGGGGGCAGGCCAAAGACGCGGACAGCGATCTGCTGCTGATCGGCGCTATCCCGCCGGAGTTGCGTGACGATAAGAAAGTCAGCCTGCTGGTGGATGCGACGCAGAGCTGGGTGAAACAGCCGCGTCGCCAGCCGACGCTGCCGATGGCGGACGTGCAGGCGGAAGATGCGCAGGCCGACAGCAAAACCAGCGTACGTTCGGAAGGGGCGTTGTCGGCGATTATCGGCGTGCAGTCGCCGTTCGATAAACAGCGCAGCATGGTGGCGCTGCTGGCCGACAGCCCGCGCGGCTATGAACTGCTGAACAACGCGCTGCTGGACAGCGGCAAGCGCGCCGCGATGTTCGGTTCGGTGGCGGTGATCCGCGAATCCGGCGTCAACAGCCTGCGCGTGGGCGATATTTATTACGTCGGCCACCTGCCGTGGTGGGAGCGCGTCTGGCATGCGTTGTCGACCCATCCGGTGCTGCTGGCGGTGCTGGCGGTGATTGTGGTGGTGATCCTGGCGCTGATGTTGTGGCGCGCTCTGAAAGCCTACAGCCGCCGTCGTCTGGCGCCGGAAGATCGGGATTAA
- the bcsA gene encoding UDP-forming cellulose synthase catalytic subunit produces the protein MSRVMNLLLMPPVYQAVQTRYRGYRRNGSSALTALLTTLLIACGWALLRFESPSWQRIRAGRTYWFPHLSSTRPRPADALRYLLQALWLLLFRSGRGSRTRFTFSGWRTLRLRYLNWMQRLPHRLADAGVEQQTTARLGRMNRHLRRILFIFAGVLAAILALLCISQPFDLSAQFVFVLLLWGIALVVRRVPGRLPALMLIVLSLTVSCRYLWWRYTATLNWDDPLSLICGLLLLVAETYAWVVLVLGYFQTVWPLNRQPVEMPPDSRQWPTVDLMVPTYNEDLSVVKPTIYAALGIDWPRDKLNIFILDDGNRPEFRAFAEEVGVKYIARATHEHAKAGNINHALQHASGEFVAIFDCDHVPTRSFLQLTMGWFFKDRKLAMLQTPHHFFSPDPFERNLGRFRQTPNEGTLFYGLVQDGNDMWDATFFCGSCAILRRSALDEIGGIAVETVTEDAHTSLRLHRLGYTSAYIRIPQAAGLATESLSAHIGQRIRWARGMVQIFRLDNPLFGKGLKLAQRLCYANAMLHFLSGIPRLIFLTAPLAFLLLHAYIIFAPALAIALYVLPHMIHSSLTNSRIQGKYRHSFWSEIYETVLAWYIARPTTVALLNPHKGKFNVTAKGGLVEEEHVDWVITRPYMVLVLLNLAGLCFGVWRMMYGPADEIMTVIVSLVWVLYNMTILGGAVAVAVEAKQVRQSHRVEIAMPAALSCADGHLYPCTLRDYSDGGVGVEMRLPDRLQEGDKVGLLLKRGRQEYSFPCVVTRAFGAKIGLRMVALTTRQHIDFIQCTFARADTWALWQDGFPEDKPIDSLRDVLALGFRGYLRMADYAPPLVRGVLVGAMSLLSWLLSFIPHGVGRSATFSQKETVV, from the coding sequence ATGAGCCGGGTGATGAATCTGCTGCTGATGCCGCCGGTCTATCAGGCGGTGCAGACGCGCTATCGCGGCTACCGGCGCAACGGTTCGTCAGCGCTGACTGCCCTGCTGACCACGCTGCTGATTGCCTGCGGCTGGGCGCTGCTGCGCTTTGAATCACCGTCCTGGCAGCGCATTCGCGCCGGCCGGACCTACTGGTTCCCGCATCTTTCCTCTACCCGGCCGCGTCCGGCCGACGCGCTGCGCTATCTGCTGCAGGCGCTGTGGCTGCTGCTGTTTCGCAGCGGGCGCGGGTCGCGCACGCGTTTTACCTTCAGCGGCTGGCGCACGCTGCGCCTGCGCTACCTCAACTGGATGCAGCGTTTGCCGCACCGGCTGGCGGACGCCGGCGTCGAGCAGCAGACCACGGCGCGCCTGGGGCGGATGAACCGCCATCTGCGCCGTATCCTGTTTATCTTTGCCGGCGTGCTGGCGGCGATCCTGGCGCTGCTGTGCATCTCCCAGCCGTTCGATCTGTCCGCGCAGTTTGTGTTTGTGCTGCTGCTGTGGGGCATTGCGCTGGTGGTGCGGCGGGTGCCGGGGCGTCTGCCGGCGCTGATGCTGATCGTGCTGTCGCTGACCGTCTCCTGCCGCTATCTGTGGTGGCGCTATACCGCCACGCTGAACTGGGATGACCCGCTCAGCCTGATCTGCGGCCTGTTGCTGCTGGTGGCGGAAACCTACGCCTGGGTGGTGCTGGTGCTGGGCTATTTCCAGACGGTGTGGCCGCTGAACCGTCAGCCGGTTGAGATGCCGCCGGACAGCCGCCAGTGGCCGACGGTCGATCTGATGGTACCGACCTATAACGAAGATCTCAGCGTGGTGAAACCGACCATCTATGCCGCGCTGGGCATCGACTGGCCGCGCGACAAGCTGAATATCTTTATTCTGGACGACGGCAACCGCCCGGAGTTTCGCGCTTTCGCCGAAGAGGTGGGGGTGAAGTATATTGCGCGCGCCACGCACGAGCACGCCAAGGCCGGTAATATCAACCACGCGCTGCAGCACGCCAGCGGCGAATTCGTGGCGATCTTCGACTGTGACCACGTGCCGACGCGCTCTTTCCTGCAGCTGACCATGGGCTGGTTCTTTAAAGACCGCAAACTGGCGATGCTGCAGACGCCGCACCACTTCTTCTCGCCGGATCCGTTTGAGCGCAACCTGGGCCGCTTCCGCCAGACGCCGAACGAAGGCACGCTGTTCTACGGGCTGGTGCAGGACGGCAACGATATGTGGGACGCCACCTTCTTCTGCGGCTCCTGCGCTATTTTACGGCGTTCGGCGCTGGATGAAATTGGCGGCATCGCGGTGGAAACCGTCACGGAAGACGCGCATACCTCGCTGCGCCTGCACCGTCTGGGCTACACCTCGGCCTATATCCGCATTCCGCAGGCGGCCGGACTGGCGACCGAGAGCCTGTCGGCGCATATCGGTCAGCGCATACGCTGGGCGCGCGGCATGGTGCAAATCTTCCGCCTGGACAACCCGCTGTTCGGCAAGGGGCTGAAGCTGGCGCAGCGACTGTGCTACGCCAACGCCATGCTGCACTTCTTGTCGGGCATCCCGCGGCTGATCTTCCTGACCGCGCCGCTGGCGTTTCTGCTGCTGCACGCCTATATCATCTTCGCACCGGCGTTGGCCATCGCGCTGTACGTGCTGCCGCATATGATCCACTCCAGCCTGACCAACTCGCGCATTCAGGGCAAATACCGCCACTCGTTCTGGAGCGAAATCTACGAAACGGTGCTGGCGTGGTATATCGCCCGGCCGACCACCGTGGCGCTGCTCAACCCGCACAAGGGTAAATTTAACGTCACCGCCAAGGGCGGCCTGGTGGAAGAGGAACACGTCGACTGGGTGATTACCCGGCCATATATGGTGCTGGTGCTGCTGAATCTGGCCGGCCTGTGCTTCGGCGTCTGGCGCATGATGTACGGCCCGGCGGATGAAATCATGACGGTGATCGTCAGCCTGGTGTGGGTGCTGTACAACATGACCATTCTCGGCGGGGCGGTGGCGGTGGCGGTGGAAGCCAAACAGGTGCGTCAGTCGCACCGGGTGGAAATCGCCATGCCGGCCGCGCTGTCGTGCGCAGACGGCCACCTGTATCCCTGCACGCTGCGCGATTACTCCGACGGCGGCGTCGGGGTGGAAATGCGCCTGCCGGATCGGCTGCAAGAGGGCGACAAGGTCGGGCTGCTGCTCAAACGCGGCCGGCAGGAATACAGCTTCCCCTGCGTGGTGACGCGCGCCTTCGGCGCCAAGATCGGGCTGCGCATGGTGGCACTGACCACCCGCCAGCACATTGATTTTATTCAGTGCACGTTTGCCCGCGCCGATACCTGGGCGCTGTGGCAGGACGGCTTCCCTGAAGACAAGCCGATTGACAGCCTGCGGGACGTGCTGGCGCTGGGCTTCCGCGGCTATCTGCGGATGGCGGACTATGCGCCGCCGCTGGTGCGCGGCGTGCTGGTCGGCGCGATGTCGCTGCTGAGCTGGCTGCTGTCGTTTATCCCGCACGGCGTCGGGCGCAGCGCGACGTTCAGCCAGAAAGAAACCGTGGTGTAG
- the bcsQ gene encoding cellulose biosynthesis protein BcsQ encodes MPVIALQGMRGGIGTTSVTAALAWAFQQLGESVLAIDCSADNLLRLHFNTPFALARGWARAELDGGDWRQGAMRYSENLDFLPFGRLSDAERRNLQQSPTPWREKIRQLQDAGRYRWILLDVPAGDDAPARQALDAADRAFVLLTPDANCHARLHQQPLPEHGHFLVNAYNPHSQLQQDLHQLWLQSLHNLLPVTVHRDEALAEAPAMKQPLGEYRPESLAADEILTLANWCLLHLQDSAA; translated from the coding sequence ATGCCGGTAATTGCGCTGCAGGGGATGCGGGGCGGAATAGGAACGACGTCGGTCACGGCGGCGTTGGCCTGGGCATTTCAGCAACTGGGTGAATCGGTGCTGGCGATCGACTGTTCGGCGGATAATTTACTGCGCCTGCATTTCAACACGCCGTTCGCGCTGGCGCGCGGCTGGGCGCGCGCGGAGCTGGACGGCGGCGACTGGCGGCAAGGGGCGATGCGCTACAGCGAAAACCTCGACTTTCTGCCGTTTGGCCGGCTGAGCGATGCGGAACGCCGCAATCTGCAGCAAAGCCCTACGCCGTGGCGAGAAAAGATCCGTCAGCTGCAGGACGCCGGGCGCTATCGCTGGATCCTGCTGGACGTCCCGGCGGGTGACGATGCGCCGGCACGGCAGGCGCTCGACGCCGCCGACCGGGCGTTTGTGCTGCTGACGCCGGACGCCAACTGCCATGCGCGCCTGCATCAGCAGCCGTTGCCGGAGCACGGCCATTTTCTGGTCAACGCTTACAACCCGCACAGTCAGCTGCAGCAGGATCTGCATCAGCTGTGGCTGCAGAGCCTGCATAACCTGCTGCCGGTGACGGTGCATCGCGACGAGGCGCTGGCGGAGGCGCCGGCGATGAAACAGCCGCTGGGGGAATACCGCCCGGAGAGCCTGGCGGCGGATGAGATTCTGACGCTGGCCAACTGGTGCCTGCTGCATCTGCAGGACAGCGCCGCATGA